From Lysinibacillus sp. SGAir0095, the proteins below share one genomic window:
- a CDS encoding DUF4395 domain-containing protein — MNQVPSIPRPLVRTNQWTIFLSVVLTWITGNAWILAVPLIANLMGILYNYNPIMKAARVFLIKEGKKYIPEDVTQQKFNASIAIFCLAGGLISFLAGWTIVGYIFTIMVAVASFIAILGFCVGCFIFFQIKQFQYRRSLTKNKA, encoded by the coding sequence ATGAATCAAGTACCTTCAATACCTAGACCTTTAGTAAGAACAAACCAATGGACAATTTTTCTCTCAGTAGTCTTAACGTGGATTACAGGTAACGCATGGATTTTAGCTGTTCCTCTTATAGCAAATTTAATGGGGATCTTATATAACTATAATCCTATTATGAAGGCCGCGAGAGTGTTCCTCATAAAAGAAGGGAAGAAATATATTCCTGAAGATGTAACACAACAAAAATTTAATGCAAGCATTGCAATTTTTTGTTTAGCAGGAGGACTTATTAGTTTTCTTGCTGGTTGGACGATTGTAGGATATATATTTACTATCATGGTTGCTGTAGCATCCTTTATTGCAATATTAGGTTTTTGTGTGGGATGTTTTATATTTTTCCAAATCAAACAGTTTCAATATCGTCGAAGTTTAACAAAAAATAAGGCATAA
- a CDS encoding glycerol-3-phosphate acyltransferase translates to MLYAIIFILLAGYLIGCIHGSNIAKLLSGVNLKEVGHGNAGASNATLSLGWKYGVLVALIDIGKGIVAIVFIRLYLVNFESFTLNQTSLLLYLTGAAVILGHNFPIHMRFRGGKGTASLIGIFIALNWKLGLIAVLAFVITSLLTNYLLIGVGILYIIFAVTALLIEPTIGPFIITLTLLLIALYLHIENINRMRLGTEPKVTAAFKKKR, encoded by the coding sequence TTGCTTTATGCCATTATCTTTATATTATTAGCAGGTTATCTAATTGGCTGCATTCATGGCTCTAATATTGCTAAATTACTTTCAGGCGTAAACCTGAAAGAAGTTGGACATGGGAATGCAGGAGCATCAAATGCAACCCTGTCATTAGGTTGGAAATATGGTGTTCTTGTTGCTTTAATCGACATTGGAAAAGGAATAGTAGCAATTGTATTCATACGTCTCTACTTAGTTAACTTTGAATCCTTTACCCTTAATCAGACTTCACTTTTACTATACCTTACTGGTGCAGCAGTAATCCTTGGCCATAACTTCCCAATTCATATGAGGTTTCGCGGTGGAAAAGGTACTGCTTCTTTAATTGGCATTTTTATTGCACTGAATTGGAAATTGGGATTAATTGCTGTACTTGCTTTTGTGATTACATCGCTTTTAACAAATTATTTACTTATTGGCGTTGGTATTTTATATATTATATTCGCAGTCACTGCACTTTTAATCGAACCAACAATTGGGCCATTCATTATTACACTGACTTTATTATTAATCGCACTTTATCTTCATATCGAGAACATCAACCGTATGCGACTCGGGACGGAACCAAAAGTTACAGCTGCTTTTAAGAAGAAGCGATAG
- a CDS encoding DUF4153 domain-containing protein: MDSNNLITENIANPHELEKMYRKDPKAFKKSFLHAWDQNPDSQVLGVWYERLHFKESTNTEKSPLLQKGFLFMGILAILAGISTRVIFHFVEQGAIAPINLAFGIIPFIAAYFVYNNTPKKSIIYSIAALFLISGFYLNMLPLNYKDSTILAYLHLPIFLWVLVGLAFTGNEYSKGSTRLAYIKFNMEYCILYASMAVSGMVLAALTMQLFSFVGLDIEDFYFSNVVLIGAAALAIVAAYLVAMNLKLAKNITPYIAKIFSPLVLVTLLVYLITVIWVGKNPFLDRNFLLAFNGILLGVLVVTIFSITESDSDEKKNISDYINFALIVLALIIDSVALSAIVFRLTSYGITPNRLAVLGVNILIWANLIWIMLSYTRFLRNKSGPSTIQDAVTKYLPVYGLWAAFVIFTFPIIFN, encoded by the coding sequence ATGGACAGTAACAATTTAATCACTGAAAATATTGCTAACCCACATGAGCTGGAAAAAATGTATAGAAAAGACCCAAAAGCCTTTAAGAAGTCATTTTTGCACGCATGGGACCAAAATCCTGATTCTCAGGTTCTTGGTGTATGGTATGAAAGATTGCATTTCAAGGAGTCGACAAATACAGAAAAATCGCCCTTGCTTCAAAAGGGTTTCTTATTCATGGGCATTTTAGCCATTCTGGCCGGGATCAGTACCAGGGTCATTTTCCATTTTGTCGAACAGGGGGCAATTGCTCCAATTAACCTGGCTTTTGGTATAATTCCCTTCATTGCTGCCTATTTTGTTTACAATAATACTCCGAAAAAAAGTATTATTTATTCCATTGCAGCGTTGTTCCTTATTTCCGGGTTTTATCTTAATATGCTGCCGTTAAATTATAAAGACAGTACTATCCTTGCTTATTTACACCTTCCTATATTCTTATGGGTATTGGTAGGGCTTGCATTTACAGGAAATGAATATTCAAAAGGAAGTACAAGATTAGCCTATATAAAATTTAATATGGAATATTGTATTCTCTACGCCAGCATGGCAGTTAGCGGAATGGTACTGGCAGCATTAACTATGCAGTTATTTAGCTTTGTTGGCTTGGATATAGAAGACTTCTATTTCAGTAATGTGGTTTTAATTGGTGCTGCCGCTCTCGCTATTGTGGCTGCATACCTGGTAGCAATGAATCTTAAACTTGCAAAGAATATTACACCATATATAGCTAAAATTTTTAGCCCTCTTGTCCTGGTCACATTGTTGGTCTATCTTATAACGGTTATTTGGGTTGGAAAAAATCCATTCTTGGACCGTAATTTCCTGTTAGCCTTCAACGGAATACTCCTTGGTGTATTGGTCGTTACCATTTTTTCAATTACCGAAAGCGACTCAGACGAGAAAAAGAACATTTCAGATTATATAAATTTTGCCTTAATTGTTCTTGCGCTTATCATTGACAGTGTGGCTTTGTCAGCCATTGTGTTCAGACTTACTTCTTATGGAATAACACCTAATAGACTTGCTGTTTTAGGAGTAAACATTCTGATCTGGGCAAATCTAATATGGATTATGCTCTCCTATACGCGCTTTCTAAGAAACAAATCTGGACCTTCAACTATCCAAGATGCCGTTACTAAGTATTTGCCGGTCTACGGACTTTGGGCAGCTTTCGTTATATTTACTTTCCCTATAATTTTTAATTAG
- a CDS encoding multidrug resistance efflux transporter family protein, with amino-acid sequence MKEIALGILASLFFAVTFILNHSMELEGGSWLWSASLRYFFMLPFLLIIVLSRKGWKPLTKEMKSQPSKWLLWSFVGFVLFYGPLTYAAAFGPGWIVSGTWQFTIVAGVLLAPLFITVVDDKSIRQKIPVISLLISTVILIGILLIQVPQAQSVSFETLMLGILPVIVAAFAYPLGNRKMMEVCSGRLDTYQRVLGMTIASLPAWIIMAAYALFTVGLPSGYQVFQSLIVGISSGVIATVLFFIATDRVRENQGKLAAVEATQSTEVLFVIIGEMILLSVPLPQPVALIGIGVIVIGMLLHSYHTMHLSKATQEKEKEAELQH; translated from the coding sequence TTGAAAGAAATTGCTTTAGGTATACTCGCAAGTTTGTTTTTTGCTGTTACATTTATCTTAAACCACTCGATGGAATTAGAAGGTGGCAGTTGGTTATGGAGCGCTTCTTTACGCTACTTCTTTATGCTTCCTTTCCTTCTTATTATTGTGCTATCCCGTAAAGGCTGGAAACCTTTAACTAAAGAAATGAAGTCTCAACCATCAAAGTGGTTACTTTGGAGCTTTGTAGGGTTTGTTTTATTTTATGGACCGCTAACATATGCAGCCGCCTTTGGGCCAGGATGGATTGTTTCAGGAACATGGCAATTTACAATTGTCGCTGGTGTTTTATTAGCGCCATTATTTATTACCGTTGTAGATGATAAAAGTATACGTCAAAAAATACCTGTTATTTCTTTATTGATTTCCACTGTTATTTTAATCGGCATTTTGTTAATACAAGTTCCACAAGCACAATCCGTCTCTTTTGAAACCTTGATGCTTGGAATTTTGCCAGTTATTGTCGCAGCTTTTGCCTACCCTTTAGGAAATCGAAAAATGATGGAGGTTTGTAGTGGAAGACTCGATACTTATCAACGAGTTCTCGGCATGACCATTGCCTCCTTACCGGCATGGATTATTATGGCTGCTTATGCCCTATTCACTGTAGGCCTTCCTTCTGGGTACCAAGTATTTCAATCCCTGATTGTCGGCATCAGCTCGGGTGTTATTGCAACAGTATTATTCTTCATAGCAACAGATCGTGTTCGAGAAAATCAAGGCAAGCTTGCAGCAGTCGAAGCCACTCAATCTACAGAGGTTTTATTTGTGATTATTGGTGAAATGATTTTACTGAGTGTTCCCCTACCACAACCAGTTGCACTGATTGGTATTGGTGTAATCGTGATTGGTATGCTCTTGCATAGTTATCACACAATGCATCTTTCAAAAGCAACTCAAGAAAAAGAAAAAGAGGCCGAGCTTCAACATTGA
- a CDS encoding lysoplasmalogenase yields the protein MLRNILLGFIVVLALYYVFFINSISQPFVMVFKLLPMLLILLLAIMTKAENIIPYKTLIIIALIFCAFGDYTIQWFIIGLACFLVGHLFYIRAFLSTKENTAPLWITICLSIYGLSMMIWIGGSLIKEDNMILAIAVFAYMIVILIMGWTSFKTGSKFAIVGAILFIISDSILAINKFMFPVEYSHQLIMLTYYSAQILIALSIPKYSAIRSKVIQ from the coding sequence TTGCTACGGAATATACTTTTAGGCTTCATTGTGGTTTTAGCACTTTATTATGTTTTCTTTATTAATTCAATTAGCCAACCATTTGTTATGGTATTTAAATTATTGCCGATGCTATTGATCCTTTTATTGGCCATAATGACCAAGGCTGAAAATATTATCCCTTATAAAACGCTGATCATCATTGCTCTAATTTTTTGCGCTTTCGGAGATTATACGATTCAATGGTTCATCATTGGTCTTGCTTGTTTTTTAGTTGGCCATTTATTTTATATTCGTGCCTTTCTATCAACTAAAGAAAACACAGCCCCTCTTTGGATCACCATTTGCTTAAGCATATACGGCTTATCGATGATGATTTGGATTGGTGGTTCTTTAATTAAAGAAGATAATATGATTCTCGCAATTGCGGTCTTTGCCTATATGATCGTTATTTTAATAATGGGGTGGACTTCCTTTAAAACGGGGTCAAAGTTCGCCATCGTTGGAGCTATCCTGTTTATCATTTCGGATTCAATTTTAGCAATCAATAAATTCATGTTCCCAGTGGAATATTCTCATCAGCTTATTATGTTGACCTATTACAGTGCGCAAATTTTAATCGCTTTAAGTATCCCAAAATATTCCGCTATTCGAAGCAAAGTGATACAATAA
- a CDS encoding Fe-S oxidoreductase: MPALTYDQVRVLNSYGVFIENPDRPLFTLENLHKDFYLTDFRNLMMGITQASTETAAISHFSRRYGMFMAMQFYMLSMYDEIWDGKKVDVRFSLINEYGVNTFGTFITPNDYRYVEDREREYVISKLLYQCHEVFQQLRKTTSISPLTLWENLFGYMLWNYYEQLENPLLADRAFEDLEILEGTKAWQLFSNKSWFYQYTGGKNPAELVQKTLRKSCCFSKDVPGLMHCEFCPMK; this comes from the coding sequence ATGCCTGCTTTGACTTATGATCAAGTGCGTGTTTTGAATTCATATGGGGTCTTTATAGAGAATCCGGACCGTCCGCTATTTACCTTAGAAAACTTACACAAGGATTTTTATTTAACGGATTTCAGAAATCTAATGATGGGCATTACACAGGCTAGTACGGAAACGGCAGCAATATCCCACTTCAGTAGACGATATGGAATGTTTATGGCGATGCAATTTTATATGCTTTCTATGTATGATGAGATATGGGATGGAAAGAAGGTAGACGTACGCTTTAGTCTTATTAATGAGTATGGGGTGAATACTTTTGGTACGTTTATTACCCCTAATGACTATCGCTACGTTGAGGATCGTGAACGCGAATATGTAATTAGTAAACTTTTATATCAATGCCATGAAGTTTTTCAGCAATTGCGTAAAACGACTTCAATTTCCCCACTAACTTTATGGGAAAATCTTTTTGGCTATATGTTATGGAATTATTACGAACAGCTTGAGAACCCGTTGCTTGCTGACCGTGCCTTTGAAGATTTAGAAATTCTGGAAGGAACAAAAGCATGGCAGCTCTTCTCCAATAAATCCTGGTTCTATCAATATACTGGCGGCAAAAATCCTGCCGAGCTAGTACAGAAAACGCTAAGAAAAAGCTGCTGTTTTTCTAAAGACGTTCCCGGCTTAATGCATTGCGAATTTTGTCCGATGAAATAA
- the pepT gene encoding peptidase T translates to MKEQVIERLIRYAKIDTESNPESTTTPSTEKQFDLLNVLKAELEEIGLTEVTLDENGYLFATLPANTDKEVPTIGFLAHVDTSPDFSGKNVNPKRIDNYDGGDIQLNNELTMSPSYFPNLKNYVGQTLITTDGTTLLGADDKAGIAEIMTAMEYLVQHPEIKHGKLRVAFTPDEEIGRGPHKFDVKAFGAEYAYTMDGGPLGELQFESFNAAGVKVTTRGTSVHPGSAKGKMVNAITLAIKFQSSMPADAVPEKTEGYEGFIHLMNFNGHIEETKLSYIIRDHDREKFEAKKAHFLEVEKMMKEKFGDNSIIVEIEDQYYNMREKIEPVKEIVDIAYKAMEKLDISPIVEPVRGGTDGSQLSYMGLPTPNIFAGGENMHGKFEFVSGETMEMATKVILEIVQMFEAQGK, encoded by the coding sequence ATGAAAGAACAAGTGATTGAACGATTAATTCGCTATGCAAAAATCGATACAGAATCAAATCCTGAAAGCACTACTACCCCATCAACAGAAAAACAATTCGACCTATTAAATGTGTTAAAAGCTGAACTTGAAGAAATTGGACTAACAGAAGTTACGCTAGATGAAAATGGTTATTTATTTGCTACATTACCTGCAAATACGGACAAAGAAGTTCCGACGATCGGGTTTTTGGCTCACGTTGATACATCACCGGATTTTTCAGGCAAAAATGTTAATCCAAAGCGGATTGACAATTACGATGGCGGAGATATTCAGTTAAACAATGAACTTACTATGTCACCTAGCTACTTCCCAAATTTAAAGAATTATGTAGGGCAAACGCTAATTACAACAGATGGTACTACTCTTTTGGGTGCGGACGATAAAGCCGGAATTGCTGAGATTATGACAGCTATGGAATATTTAGTACAACACCCAGAAATCAAGCACGGTAAGCTACGTGTGGCTTTTACACCGGATGAAGAAATTGGCCGTGGCCCACATAAATTTGACGTAAAAGCTTTTGGTGCTGAATACGCTTATACAATGGATGGAGGTCCACTAGGTGAATTACAATTTGAAAGCTTTAATGCAGCAGGTGTTAAAGTAACAACTCGCGGAACAAGCGTACACCCTGGCTCTGCAAAAGGGAAAATGGTCAACGCAATCACACTAGCTATTAAATTCCAGAGTTCAATGCCTGCAGATGCAGTGCCTGAAAAAACAGAAGGCTATGAAGGCTTTATTCATTTAATGAATTTCAATGGCCATATTGAAGAAACTAAACTTTCTTATATTATCCGTGACCATGATCGTGAGAAATTCGAAGCTAAAAAAGCTCATTTCCTGGAAGTAGAAAAAATGATGAAGGAAAAATTCGGCGACAATTCTATCATTGTAGAAATTGAAGATCAGTACTATAATATGCGTGAAAAAATCGAACCGGTAAAAGAAATTGTTGACATTGCCTACAAAGCAATGGAAAAATTAGATATATCTCCGATTGTCGAACCAGTGCGTGGCGGTACAGATGGCTCTCAATTATCATACATGGGATTACCTACCCCTAATATCTTTGCTGGCGGGGAAAACATGCATGGCAAATTTGAATTTGTATCAGGTGAAACAATGGAAATGGCAACAAAAGTTATTTTGGAAATTGTTCAAATGTTTGAAGCGCAAGGTAAATAA
- the nfsA gene encoding oxygen-insensitive NADPH nitroreductase, protein MSTKGLLRSHSSVRKYTGEAISKETVVDLIQTAQMAASSHFVQAYSVIWVTDEEKKQKLGELSKNDFQFQTAGAAFLFCVDFKRLQVAGEKQGVDIVADSAENVLVGIADVGIFAQNFVIAAEDAGYGICYIGGARNNPKEISELFNLPEYVFPLFAMTIGTPAKQNETKPRLPVEAILHENGYDVDKYDTLLDEYDATMEEYYASRSSNQKMANWTKQMADFLVEQRRPHIKEFLASKGFNWK, encoded by the coding sequence ATGTCAACAAAAGGGTTATTACGTAGCCATTCATCTGTTAGAAAATATACAGGTGAAGCTATTTCAAAAGAAACTGTTGTCGATTTAATCCAAACAGCACAAATGGCAGCTAGCTCACACTTTGTACAAGCCTATAGTGTCATTTGGGTAACAGATGAAGAAAAGAAACAAAAATTAGGAGAGCTATCAAAAAACGACTTCCAATTTCAAACAGCGGGTGCTGCCTTTCTTTTCTGTGTTGACTTTAAACGCCTTCAAGTAGCGGGGGAAAAACAAGGTGTCGATATTGTTGCAGATAGTGCTGAAAATGTGCTGGTTGGTATTGCAGATGTTGGCATTTTCGCTCAAAACTTTGTAATTGCTGCTGAAGATGCTGGTTACGGTATTTGCTATATTGGTGGTGCTCGTAACAATCCGAAAGAAATTAGCGAGCTATTTAACTTACCTGAATACGTATTCCCACTATTTGCCATGACAATTGGAACACCAGCAAAACAAAATGAAACAAAACCACGTCTTCCAGTCGAAGCCATTCTACACGAAAACGGTTATGACGTTGATAAATACGATACTTTGCTTGACGAATATGATGCGACAATGGAAGAATACTACGCAAGCCGTAGCTCAAATCAAAAAATGGCCAACTGGACAAAACAAATGGCCGACTTCCTAGTTGAACAAAGAAGACCGCATATCAAGGAATTCCTAGCTTCTAAAGGCTTTAACTGGAAATAA